Proteins encoded by one window of Xiphias gladius isolate SHS-SW01 ecotype Sanya breed wild chromosome 15, ASM1685928v1, whole genome shotgun sequence:
- the LOC120800476 gene encoding docking protein 3-like, giving the protein MDFYTKTGKVYLQPHKTGKKWKPVWFSLFPPSSSGVGRLEIQNMGGGGAEGDHGTGLRRHHQPLGDRKLKVVRQSELISVLRLPPNAEACPMENMSAFCVETQDRTMVFAALKDDCVDWVEKLCHSMFQQRGGGSGSNQLHMEENQIYASADEASEFWVVVQRTDAATRCGLQGSYRLQVGQEALLLRETQKKNIVTEWPYELLRRYGKDKLALTIEAGRRCDSGPGIFTFETQQAEKLFSLIQSTIKQKTSTVISGNQNQEGEKVIVTNRHTRSPLLKIPDMTSIAAILENNLTTDGRKCTGLEDSAHIQEDLVVQSECVSAQPAPITLMPLPLVPTHDNPSGGHYRGQSDVVYADPADCIHSVPKLQPSTALYVDPASVLPLKPPSSREPVIPLSNSSTTHPCFDIDPPDSVYSEVYDKVSPVQSEQAVIQSKGKTKCFVDDEPIYTEPMNENEEVSHKNESKPDPFADLYAKICKTAPSSSPSTSSSCSVPSFSVTGDTTTTKDTDQSLDDVIYENLGII; this is encoded by the exons ATGGACTTTTACACCAAAACAGGGAAGGTTTACCTCCAGCCACACAAAACTGGCAAA AAATGGAAGCCAGTAtggttctctctttttccccccagtAGCAGTGGAGTGGGTCGACTGGAGATCCAGAATATGGGAG GAGGTGGTGCAGAGGGTGATCATGGCACTGGGCTCAGGAGACACCACCAGCCTCTTGGGGACAGGAAGTTGAAGGTGGTCCGACAATCCGAGCTGATCAGTGTCCTCAGACTCCCTCCAAACGCTGAGGCTTGTCCCATG GAGAACATGTCAGCTTTTTGTGTGGAGACACAGGATAGAACAATGGTGTTTGCTGCACTCAAAGACGACTGTGTTGACTGGGTAGAAAAACTGTGTCACAGTATGTTTCAGCAG AGAGGAGGGGGCTCAGGGTCTAATCAGCTTCATATGGAGGAAAACCAGATATATGCCTCAGCAGATGAAG CCTCAGAGTTCTGGGTTGTGGTTCAGAGGACGGATGCAGCAACACGTTGTGGACTGCAGGGGTCCTACCGGCTGCAGGTGGGACAAGAAGCACTGCTgctgagagaaacacagaagaagaacaTTGTTACAGAATGGCCATATGAACTGCTGAGGCGATATGGAAAAGATAAG CTTGCTTTAACCATTGAAGCAGGCAGACGCTGTGACTCTGGTCCTGGAATATTCACCTTTGAGACACAGCAGGCTGAGAAATTATTCTCCCTGATTCAGAGTACCATCAAACAGAAGACTTCAACGGTTATTTCAGGTAACCAAAAccaagagggagagaaagtcaTTGTAACCAACAGACATACTCGTTCCCCTCTCCTCAAAATACCTGATATGACCAGTATAGCTGCCATTCTTGAGAACAACCTGACGACGGATGGGAGGAAATGTACTGGTTTAGAAGACAGTGCACATATTCAAGAAGATTTGGTTGTTCAGTCAGAATGTGTATCAGCGCAGCCTGCTCCTATCACCCTCATGCCTCTCCCATTGGTCCCCACACACGACAACCCCTCTGGAGGTCATTATAGAGGCCAGTCAGATGTTGTATATGCTGACCCAGCTGACTGCATCCATTCTGTTCCAAAACTACAACCGTCCACAGCTCTGTATGTAGACCCTGCAAGTGTTCTTCCACTCAAACCCCCCAGTTCAAGAGAACCTGTTATCCCCCTTTCTAATTCCTCCACTACACATCCCTGCTTTGACATTGACCCCCCAGATTCAGTCTACTCAGAGGTGTATGACAAAGTCAGTCCAGTCCAGAGTGAACAAGCTGTCATTCagagcaaaggaaaaacaaagtgttttgtaGATGATGAGCCCATTTATACTGAGCCCATGAATGAGAATGAAGAGGTGTCccataaaaatgaaagcaaaccCGACCCATTTGCCGACCTTTATGCTAAAATCTGCAAGACAGCACCATCATCTAGTCCCTCTACATCTTCTTCCTGCTCTGTTCCCTCTTTCTCCGTTACTGGCgatacaaccacaacaaaagaCACAGACCAATCTCTTGATGATGTCATCTATGAAAACCTGGGCATCATTTAG